In the Juglans microcarpa x Juglans regia isolate MS1-56 chromosome 6D, Jm3101_v1.0, whole genome shotgun sequence genome, one interval contains:
- the LOC121236154 gene encoding auxin-responsive protein SAUR71-like — MKQLIRRLSRVADSSQYCLLGSNPDQGRQPRRVESFRAKLRRSSSNSPVVPQGHVPVYVGDEMERFVVSAELLNHPVFVKLLNKSAQEYGYEQKGVLRIPCHVLVFERVLEALRLGQDHSRDLHDLLMSLSSDDFF, encoded by the coding sequence ATGAAACAGCTTATTCGCCGCCTCTCCCGTGTCGCCGACTCGTCTCAGTACTGCCTGCTCGGGTCTAACCCAGATCAGGGCCGCCAGCCTCGCCGGGTTGAGTCCTTCCGGGCAAAGCTGCGCCGGTCGTCTTCCAATTCTCCCGTGGTCCCCCAGGGCCACGTGCCGGTCTACGTGGGCGACGAGATGGAGCGGTTCGTGGTTTCCGCGGAGCTCCTCAACCACCCTGTTTTCGTCAAGCTGCTCAACAAGTCGGCTCAGGAGTACGGCTACGAGCAAAAGGGCGTGCTCCGCATCCCCTGTCACGTCCTCGTCTTCGAGCGCGTCCTCGAAGCCCTCCGCCTCGGCCAAGACCACTCGCGTGATCTCCACGACCTCCTCATGTCCTTGTCCTCTGACGACTTCTTCTGA